TAGCCTCTAGCCTCTACCTCAGTCAATTTGAATAATGCAAGATTTGAAGACTAAAAGATGAAGTGGTTGCATATTGAAACTGGAGGGGGGGGAGCTTGGCTGCTTCAATCTTCCTGAGTCATGTTCTGGAGGTTGGCAATCAAGCAGCACAAattcagaaaacaaaagatttcaTGCACAAGCTCTAGCATACTGAAAAGTAAAGTGACATTCTTATGAAACTTCTTGAATGTGTTCAATTGCACGGAACAGAGACCATTTGAAACTGGTGGAATTATGTGGAATTTTCATCGATTGCTTTACTCATAGTAGTGCTAACAGAAGCTAGTACAAAAAGATCTAAAACACTAACAGCTAAATAACTAGTCACTACAAGTACAAACAGAACGCTCGGCAGAGGAAACATGAGGGAAGCTGCCTCACTCAGGGGTCCAGCTTATTGTGCACAGGCCGCTGCCTGTGAGGTAGAGAATAATCCTCCGACCACCACTGAGGCACCGGCTCTTGCACATTTACTTGTTTTACTCCCATTTGCTGATGATGATCGTGTAACCTCTCCACACCTGCAAACTAACCAATGTAGTGCTAAGCTTAATGCATATAGGAAAACCAATGCATAAGAGCAATCTATTTCTACCTGAGATATGTGGCCTAGCAGCAACTGTGTGGTATTGACCGAGAAAGAGGAGGACAATAATCATCCTAAGCACCAAACCTACCTTCATGTTAATTCTTCTCCATACTCTCCCCTCCTTCCAACTTTCTATATGCTATAAAACACTTCTTACTCTGCTACATCCGTACCAACTATCCCTTTATGAAGGGGATAAGACTACGAAAGGACCCactaatgaaaataaaataaagaaaagaacaaaaatgcacttaaataatgaaaaatggaTCTTAGGTGAATCTAGTTAACGTGGTATTCTAAAAAGAACAACTCTTTGGGCTTATGGGTCTAACATGTCGAGTGtttccttttgttctttctaCGAGTATCAActattaaaaagaataaagttaTGTGGATATCACCACATGGTTCACAATCTTGAAATAAACTGGAGCCATTTACATTGTAGACTGAAGACTAGGATCAGTAGCCAGTCAGCCAGCCAATCAGCTAGATGGTTCGAATGGCAACCACACAAATGAAAGCAAGCACACATGAAGAAAAGTTCATTTCAAATCTGCAGCTATCATGTCTATTGAAATTTCTATGTATCTCTGCCCGAAAATTTTTCTTTGGCATCTCAATGGTACAGCACAATCATCTCTGTGAAATTGGCAGACTTTGTTCCACCCAACATTTTATCAGCTAAATTTGCCTTCTCATGCCCAAGTATAAGCTATTCTTTTATGAATAATGACTTCCCCCCAGCAACAACAACTGAGGCAGTTGTTACTTCAAAATGCACAGACACATAGAAACTATCTCCTGAATCAGGTCAATAATGCAATTCAGGAGATGGTTTCAAACAAGAGCAGAATTGTAAATAACTGAAAGTTACTTGTTTAATTTCGCAAGGAGGAGAAAGCAGATTTTCTTATGGAGTCAATATCAGCAAAACATGCTCAGTATGCACATCCCAATCATTATAACATGCATTGCTTGAATGACAGAAGCATTCCATCAGCATTATAACAAAAATGCAATCATTATAACATGTTGTCTGATTGAAAAATGCAAcagtaataaaaatgaattcttatttcttaaatttttcttCGAGAATAACATCAATCAGCATCACAttcaaaaattgtaaaattgtcTTTATGCAGTTATATCTCAGAGACaatgggaaaaaaattaaataagatgAACTTTCTGATTGACTTATGTCATatcaacttaaaaaataaaggcaTATTACTCTCTTCGAAGCCAGTATCTGCAGCAACACCCTTCCTATAAGAAAAATGGAAGGGGACAGCTGGTTTGGTATTGGCAAGTAGTGATTATCATGTTTCAGGGAGCTCTGTCAAAGGGCTGCGTATCATTGTAACAAACATCCCAGACAGCTTCCATGGCATCCTTTGCAGCTGCTTCTGAGCAGTAAGGGTTAGCAATCACCGATTTCAAGACTCTTCTTCTCACACACTCCTGTCAAAATGAAAACCCACAACTGGATTAATTACATGTAAAAGAGTGTCTAAATTACACTATGAGTATAAGAGTATTGCATATGCTGTGAACATggataaaaaatcaattttgcgTGACATATGCCTAGACAGTTTTACACTTTTAGTTCACCATTATGAAAGACCTGCTTCTTTTCCATACCTAAATGACAATAGAATGCTCCAATTGGTGAAGCATGTTTGGGCATTTCAAAAGCAGTAATCACTGATAACAATACAACTTAGCATACACACATCTGCACAGAGacaacacaaacacacacacacacaatagagaggggagagagagagagatgaattaTGAGGAATGTACTTCTATGATCCTCATCAGTATACTGAGAACAAAATTAAGACGCTTTACCCTTCTAAAGGTGGAGAATGAAGATCTTTGCTTACACAATAgtggagggaaatgaatgacaGATGTTTTGAGGACCGCAAGAAGACTTTGGACAAGATTAAgtcatttttcttcaaaactttgttATCTTAGGACAATTACTTATGTTTCTCATTTAACAATTAAGTATAGTGATTCCctgtttttttttggcttcttcGAGTTAGGTGCCTCCTCTTTATATACTTAATGTGTACATAGGGGTGCCTTTATACTTTTAATGGTATTTGTCGatcacttataaaataaaaaaaccaataacATTAGAAAGATTCAAAAGACTTTATTTTTGCTGAAACACTTTACTCCCCACAAACACAAACGTTTTGGCCTTTGCAGACATCAAAATAGAGAAGATTgctaaaatgatgaaaaaagaataatcaaTGTTACGATCTAGTAAAGATGGAAGAAGAGTAGAGAAAGAAGATTTTATCTCTAAGATCTTATttaaaacgaaaacaaaaaaccgCACTTGTTCATGGCCTCGTATCTTCATAAAACCCCGCAGCAATTCCCGTTTGTAGTGGCAATCACCACTCAGATGACCAGCCCGAATCTGTTTCACATGGATAAAAGAATATTACtaattttatgaaaagaaaaatgaatctAAGGACTAAAAAATTTCCATCACAACTGACACAAACCTCACTACAAGCATGGTGAGCACAATTAGCCCAATCCAGGTTTGCAGCACGACAGTCATCATAAGCATGAATTAGCTCATGTATCACCACTTGGTTGACCTCATCTTGAATGCTCATGTGATTACTACACACCATAATCTAAAAACACGTGCACACGAACAGCAATTTAGCAATTAATGACCATGTTGGGTgtacaaaattcaaacttttgtACCTAAAACACTATGCCCGCATAGAATGAACATTCGAAAACCCAATACGGCAATACCATCATTTAAGACTGCTAAAACGATAAAAACCCCAACTACACTGGAGCACAAAAATTTCGATCTTAGTTGCATAATCTCAATTATAAACCAGAACGTATTTCAATTGAACAAACAATAGTACCCCTTCACCGCGAACGTAACCGCCGCTGATCAGCTTTTTGCAATGGACGGCCTTGATGAAGTTGTCCCCAACCACGCACCCAGCCTTCTCCAAGTGCTCCCTCAGAAACTTCACCATTGGACCTGTCACAGCAAAACCCAAGAAATGAATTAAGTTCAAGGAACAGATATTCCCCGGGGTTGGCTGCCCGGAAAATCAATgggaaaagaaattgaaaaatgataataaaatcctaaaaccctaaacccttaTTAGTTAAAGAGGTTTTGAAGTACTTCGCAGGCTCCGTCGGATCATGTCTTGGCATTCCTCTATGGACTTGCCACCGTTGACGGCGGAGGAGAAGCTTCCGGAACCGGATCCGGGTTCCGGGGCGGGCTCCTCTGCCATTTTCTGTGAGCGTGTGAGCTTGGTATGTGTAACTGTGCTTTTTGGTGCCTTTCCTCGCAAAGTGATGGCGGGTCAACCGTCGGTTCGGGTTTTAAAACGCTGGCTTAGTGTTGGTTAAACGGCACAAACTTAATTTGCCGTTTTCATGAAGGCAAAACACATGCTCTAAAACTTTTACtaaggatttggcttacatgctcttattttaataacaacatgtatgctgtagtGTAAGCAACCGTTAAGATTGAATATTAAAGTTGATTTACTTTGAGAAGCTTttaatatgagagaaaaaataaaaaaatattttgagagaTTCAATATTGATCGTTGCTTAAAGTACAAaatacatgttattaaaataacagcatgtaagccggcTTCACTACGTAATATGAAGCAAAAATCATGTCCAACAacttattttctctttatttaaaacaaatgataagaatcatttctctctttttttttttttccttttttttttttttgtctgtgttataaattaaatcattgttctctcttctttcttggtggtttaagaaaataataaaaaatattgggccataatatttaaagaaaatagaaaaataaaatagaaaatttgtatttaaaaaatagtaggtaaagtaaaaaaatagtaCATTTTAATTAGCTAAAATGCATAGCATTTCTAGAGATGCTCTTAATTAAGAGTAACAGACTTGAGTTGCAAAATGGATGTTATGACAATCTTCtatcattattctttttttgaaggatatatatatgtagggATAATATACTTCAAAGGGTATATATATTCAGTGAACTTCCAAATATATAAGACTTGATATAGGTTGAATCATTTGTCTTAGTGCTTAACTCGATCGTGTAGGTCAAATCAGAGCCTAATGAGTCCAAAAACAAATTCACCATTTGTGCCTCAAATCAATCCTTAGAGGCTCGTTTGGTGTTATTGAAGATTTGATAAGGACCCATAACGGATGTGCGATGGTCGATGCAACTTCATTGCACCTGATCAATCTCCATTCGTTCAATGAGGTAGAGAGTTGTGGCTCAATTTGTCTCGAAAGTGTCATTTTGACTGATTTCCTAATAGGTATAGACTACTAGAATTGTTAATTCGTATTCGCATGTTAAGTTCAAATCGTATTAAAGCATTGGTACAAGATTATATAAATCAACCTTAATacaattcttttaattaaacggatcagaTCTTTCAATTCCAACTtgctaatttcatgttgtttACAAGTTAAGTTTGGATTGTGTTAGACCCCTTAACCCTAACACGTTAatttcatgtcaaaaattgacaacctTATACTATATTAATGTCTATGGACAAATGTTATGCATATATTAGCTTTATGATATGAAAAATTTTCCTAAGGTAAAGTTGGGCACAATAGGCCATTTTGtctgttaatttttattaattatgtttgtggagcaaaatgaataaaattaacAACCTGGTGGTATCTAATTTGGACCATAGAGATCCAAGTTTGGCAGTGTCACAAGCACTTTCTAACAAAAGACCCGGGCCAATCGTCCTCCAAAGCCACCAAAAACCCTCCTCCCTCTCCTATCCTTTGTCCTATAACCGGAAAAAACACCAACTAACTTAACGGAAAACCACAACCAAAACAATCCCTCTGTCTTCCTTCTCCTCCATATATTTCCCTAGCTTCCCTCCCACCCCTCCCACTATATATTCCCTTCCCATCTCCATCCTCTTCCTCATTCTACGGTGCAGTGTTTCTCTATATATCTTAGAGAAGTACTGTAATCTTTAGAATCCACagcaatcatatatatacacagagaACTCaacacagaagaaaaaaaaaaaatactagtttGAAATGGCACATCAAGTTGTTGTTTTGGCTCTCATCTTTGTTGCCATTGCTGGGGTGGCTGCCGCCGAAGCTCAAGCTCCTACAAGTACCCCCACCGCCTCACCAACACCAAAATCCTCACCCACCCCGCCATCGTCATCATCACCGGCCTCGGCTCCGCAGTCATCTGCCTCATCCCCACAAGCCTCAGCCGCCACTCCTCAGGCCTCAGCCTCCAGCCCCTCTGCATCTCCACCTGAGAGTTCAGCTACCTCTCCCACCGCCTCTCCTACCACGCCGGCCGCCTCACCCACCGATGACTCCGCTTCCGCCCCCGGCAGCGAGGCCTCATCTCCACCCTCCCCCGGGAGCGAGTCCACTCCTGCAGATGGACCTGCCTCTGGGCCTGCTGTTGATGATGCCCCTGCCGCCTCACCCACACAGAGTGGAGCCACCGCTCTCAAGGTCTCTGCCGCAGCTGGTGCTGCCTTCATCGCTGGCTTCTTCGTCCTCTAAGCGAAAGACGATAGCTTGAGATGTTGTTTATATCCAGTAATTCTTTGCGTCTGCATGTGCTTGTTACGTATCTCCATATTAAATTTATTGATTAAATTCGtgtattagtttttttaatacGGGGGAAGGCATTTGATTCTTAGGGGATTATATATGTCTGTTTGTTccttgaataatttttttgaattttatatgtatgTGCTTTTTTGGGGTTAAAAGCATTTTGTGAGAGGAGCAGGATAATCCATTTGCT
This window of the Corylus avellana chromosome ca5, CavTom2PMs-1.0 genome carries:
- the LOC132180260 gene encoding classical arabinogalactan protein 11-like translates to MAHQVVVLALIFVAIAGVAAAEAQAPTSTPTASPTPKSSPTPPSSSSPASAPQSSASSPQASAATPQASASSPSASPPESSATSPTASPTTPAASPTDDSASAPGSEASSPPSPGSESTPADGPASGPAVDDAPAASPTQSGATALKVSAAAGAAFIAGFFVL
- the LOC132180259 gene encoding mitochondrial inner membrane protease ATP23, translated to MAEEPAPEPGSGSGSFSSAVNGGKSIEECQDMIRRSLRSPMVKFLREHLEKAGCVVGDNFIKAVHCKKLISGGYVRGEGIMVCSNHMSIQDEVNQVVIHELIHAYDDCRAANLDWANCAHHACSEIRAGHLSGDCHYKRELLRGFMKIRGHEQECVRRRVLKSVIANPYCSEAAAKDAMEAVWDVCYNDTQPFDRAP